GGAATATTCAACTTCTGGCCGGCTTTGCAGGCGCTGGTAAAGATCGTCTTGTTATTGGCCACCTTAAGTTCAACGTGCCTGCAGATAAAATGCAGGTCCCGGTTCCGGCGGAGCGCCCCCGGCAGAAGCCCCGCTTCGGTCAGGACCTGAAAACCGTTGCAGATGCCGATAACATATCTGCCGCTCTCGGCGAACTTTTTGACCGCTTCCATAACGGGAGAAAAACGGGCAATGGCTCCGGTCCGCAAATAGTCGCCGTAAGAAAAACCGCCTGGTAAGATGACGCAGTCAAGGCCGTTTAGATCAGTCTCCTGATGCCAAACGTACTTGGTCGGCTGTTTCAGGACATTTTTCGCGACATGGTAGCAATCCTGGTCGCAGTTTGACCCGGGAAAAACAATGACCCCAAATTTCATGCGACAACCTCAAAATGATAGTCCTCGATCACCAGGTTGACCAGCAGTTTGCGGCACATTTCATCGATCATCGCTTTATTGTCCCCATCCGGCAGGTCAAGTTCAATATACTTGCCGATCCTGACATTGGTTGCCTTTTTATAACCAAGCGTATGCAAGGCCGATTCAACCGTCTTCCCCTGCGGATCTAAAACCCCTTTTTTTGGATAGACAAAGACTTTAACTCTGGCCATTATAATCCAAACCTCCTGAAAACGACATCAACGTTCTTGACGTTATCCCTGATGTCAAAGATCTTCTCCAGCTCCTTGGGGGAAACCAGCTTCTGGGTCGCTTTATCTTCCATCAAGATCTCTTTAAAGCTCCTGCCGGTCGAACGGGACTTCATCGCCGCGGTCTGGACGATCTTATAAGACTCTTCACGGGACAACCCCCGGTCTGTCAGGATCAGGAGAAGTTTTTGCGAAAATACCATTCCACCGCTTTTTTCGATGTTCTTGCGCATATTCTGCGGATAGACCACCAGCCCATCCATGACCCAGGCGAATTTATGGAGCATATAGTCGACCAGCATGCAGGTATCGGGAAGAATGATCCGTTCAACCGACGAATGGGTAATATCCCTTTCATGCCAGAGAGCGACGTTTTCCAGCGCCGCCATGGCGTTCCCCCGAACTACCCTGGCCAGGCCGGCGATCCGCTCGCAGGTGATCGGGTTCTTTTTATGAGGCATCGCCGAGGAACCTTTCTGTCCCTTGCCAAACGGCTCTTCGACTTCCAGGATCTCGGTCCGCTGGAGGTTGCGGATCTCAGTCGCGAATTGCTCCAGCGACGCCGCGACGATCGCCAGCGCGGTCATGAACTCGGCATGGCGGTCCCTCTGAAGAACCTGGGTTGAAGCCGGTGACGGCGATAAGCCAAGTTTCTTGCAAACGTATTCTTCAACGCGGGGATCGACCAGGGCATAGGTCCCGACCGCTCCGGAGATCTTGCCAAACGCAATCACCGCCCGGGCCCGCTTCATCCTTTCCAGGTTCCGCTCCATCTCGGCGACCCAGACCAGAAGCTTAAGGCCAAAAGTGATCGGTTCGGCATGGACCCCGTGGGTCCGCCCCATCATTAAAGTATCCTTTTCTTCTTTCGCCCGACGTTTCATGATCTTGATCCCGTCTTCAATGTTCTTGATGATCAGATCGGCCGCTTCCCTCATCTGGATCGAGCGGGCGGTATCTTCAACGTCGTAAGAGGTCAAGCCAAGGTGAATAAACCGTGATTCCCGGCCGACTTTTTCCGCTACGGAGGTCAAGAAAGCGATCAGGTCATGATTGGTCTCCCGCTCAATCTCGTTGATCCGCTTGATATCAAAACTCGCCTTCCTTTTGAT
The window above is part of the Candidatus Margulisiibacteriota bacterium genome. Proteins encoded here:
- the purQ gene encoding phosphoribosylformylglycinamidine synthase subunit PurQ, which translates into the protein MKFGVIVFPGSNCDQDCYHVAKNVLKQPTKYVWHQETDLNGLDCVILPGGFSYGDYLRTGAIARFSPVMEAVKKFAESGRYVIGICNGFQVLTEAGLLPGALRRNRDLHFICRHVELKVANNKTIFTSACKAGQKLNIPIAHGEGNYTCDAATLKELKKNKQVVFTYAGDNPNGSVQAIAGVCNKRGNVLGMMPHPERASEAIVGSEAGMLIWRSLLKR
- the purS gene encoding phosphoribosylformylglycinamidine synthase subunit PurS, yielding MARVKVFVYPKKGVLDPQGKTVESALHTLGYKKATNVRIGKYIELDLPDGDNKAMIDEMCRKLLVNLVIEDYHFEVVA
- a CDS encoding adenylosuccinate lyase, with the translated sequence MIDRYTLPKMREIWSEENKFRKWLEVELAACEAWTALGRIPKQAMDKIKRKASFDIKRINEIERETNHDLIAFLTSVAEKVGRESRFIHLGLTSYDVEDTARSIQMREAADLIIKNIEDGIKIMKRRAKEEKDTLMMGRTHGVHAEPITFGLKLLVWVAEMERNLERMKRARAVIAFGKISGAVGTYALVDPRVEEYVCKKLGLSPSPASTQVLQRDRHAEFMTALAIVAASLEQFATEIRNLQRTEILEVEEPFGKGQKGSSAMPHKKNPITCERIAGLARVVRGNAMAALENVALWHERDITHSSVERIILPDTCMLVDYMLHKFAWVMDGLVVYPQNMRKNIEKSGGMVFSQKLLLILTDRGLSREESYKIVQTAAMKSRSTGRSFKEILMEDKATQKLVSPKELEKIFDIRDNVKNVDVVFRRFGL